The sequence cttcaatggacttcatttgagacaagtGATGCCCAAGAAAATGGGTGTAAACTGACACAGCTATCACTTACATTACTTGCCAGAAGAATCTGACACAGCTATCACCCATGAAGATTTTCGGTTAACTTGTGGAACCGAACTTCATTTGAGACAAGACAACAATACCAGTGTTGAGCTTGCCACTCGGCCATGGCACACGCGAGAACACGAGATGATCAAGTAAGAACTGAACAGAATGCACTAATACAAAAGGCTGGCTTGTGTTCGCTACCTTGCTCCACAGGAAGCATAGCTGATATACAAATCGAGAACACTGGTATATGTAAAACTTCTCGATTTGCCACATAGTTTATCGTGGTTTTAtacgttcccgttgcaacgcacgggcactctccTATAGTATTGAATTGGCCCAAGTGGTatattgttttttttatttttcagcTCATGTTTAATAAAAACAATACTATTATGCACACGCTTTGTAAGGTGGCGATGAGCCGATGACCAGGAACTATAAAAATGACGACGGCGACTGATTGATAGCTAAGATTATGAGATTTGCCCCTCCCATTGTGGATCTTTCCATCCatttcattattattattattaattggTTAAATTGCAACATGGGCTCTCCGAGTTGTTCCATACACTTGACGTGATCCAAACCAAGTGGGCCAATGGAAACGAGAAGGAATGCCAGTAGGCGCAAAGATGGCTCAAAGGCCTGCCCTGACATCCTCTCAGCCCAATAGTTCGAGGAACCCAGGGGGAAAACTACATATTTGTGTTGTTAAAAAATGTACCAGCTGCGCACAAACCATGTTCGACCATTGCAAACTCTATGGGGCAACAGGTCGCGCTGCTTTCCATTCGTCAGTTCGTTCTGAGTGAATGGCAGGCAAAGGCTTGTGTGGTGCGACGGGCACGAGTGAATGGCAGGCAAAGGCTGCTGAACCAACGGAAGCCTGGTGTAGAGGACAACAGCAAGCGTGCACGGTTCATGTTTCAATATTTGTCACCGCTTGACATCATATTCAGAAGGAATAACATCAAATGATATACAGTAGTTGCTATAAACACCCATCCTCAAACTTGCAACAACTTAACAGAAGCGGCAAGGGTTTACCGCCTGATAATATGGCCAACATCTCGATTTACATCCCATCCCGATAGCACAGAACCACGATCACCATAGAAGAAACATTTGCACAAGAGACGAACGGCAACGGAGCTGGACGCCTGGACAGCAGACGGGAACACGGAGGCAACAGTGCCTACAGGATTCGCAGCACCCCGATCCAGACAGGGTAGATGAAGAGCAGGAGGATGCCAATGGAGTTGGACACGCCATTGCCCTTCCTGAAGGCGTTCCTAAGTCCATCTGACGCCCTGATGTGCTCTTGGAGCAGGTAGCATCCGATCGCAAGGCATATGAAGACACCGACGAGGTCGTCCCTGAAGGTGTGTGCGAACAGACTGGGGGCGACCGCTGTGAGCAGGATGATGGAACCGGGAAGCTCTAACCAATCTGGTGCACAGGATGAAACCATGCTAAAGAGTCGCTAAGCAAAATGTATGAACCGTGGCTATTTTATTTGAAGGGCAAAACCGCAAAATGTTAATAAAATGTAAGTGAAACCAATATCTGGAAATTTGATAGGCTGAAACCAATAGGCTGGAGATGTACCTGGGAAGTGGCGCGGAAAAAATAGGCGCAGAATAACAGCAATAATCGCAATCCATTTCCCCACCTCTCCTCTGAAAATTCAAAGGTTTGATTATATAAGACAATTTTCTTTCGTATTCTCTGTTATAGATCAAGTGATCAAGAGAGAACACTCTCTCATGAAAGTGCTTTGAGCTATCACTACAGCAGACTTCACAACAACATGTAACCAATATGGATGTTCTagattaaggccttgttcggttatttccatCTTATATGGATTGGGGAAAAAAATTAGAAGAGCATTTTGACTTGCCATGAATTTAAACTCACTAAAACGAACAGGCCATAACTGATCCACAGAAACATAACTGAATTTAATAAATTTTGTAATTGTCATTCTACGATGTGTAGAGTATGACAATATTGTAGTGGTACTGTGGTAGTGCTTTGATCCTACGAGTTTACTGTACTACATCGATCTCATCTGCTACCCATAGTGACATGAAAACTATCATGGTAACTAACAATTGATATATGCAATGTACAACAGACTGGTCAGTGAGAATTGAGATAGAGTTTATGTGCCTAATCACCTGATCAGAGAAAACAACACATTAGGCAGAGTGAAGAAAATGTAAGGAACCAAGAGAGCTGTCAGCATGTTGGTCTTCCAGTTCGTGCGGTCCAATATCAAGAGATACCTGTAGTGGAACAGAACAGAGTTGTCACCAATTAATTGTAGCGAGAAATACCTTAAGAAATGGCCGTGCCACAAGACGTCTCGTATACAACCAAGTAATACAGGTCCCAGACGATCAGCAGATGTTGATGGAGGGGGCACCATAGCACTTATTTCCTGGCAGAAGGTTAGAAAGGTCTTAGAAGATAATATATGGCAACATAGTCATGAGGTCAACAGGAAAAATACATTGGTTGAGACAGTCGTTACACTAACAGGAAGGTCATTAGATGCCAATGGAGAAAATGTAGATGCAGCACCAACTGTTCCACTAAATAGGACAGGAGACTCGCTTGGTCCAACTTGGGCAGGATTACTATGGAAGGCGCAAGAATATAATCAGTCCAAAGCAAGCAACAGAAAAAAGAATGACACATCTGTAAAAGATAGTCAAAACATGTGTACCTCAAAAATTGTGCAATAACAGTATCCTCAGACCCCAGTTCTGTCGtcggctgagttatacatgttagTCCACCCATATGGACAGTTGACAAATTACTGGAGGATGCTGATGTCGAATTTGGACTGTAAGCTCGAAGTACACCAAGAGTACTCGAGACAGTAGCAACACCAGACAGACCAGAACCTGTTGCTCCCACATTTTGATTGTGGGGATgcctgaaagctctcttgtggttttggtgtttggatgacaactcaattaaaggactaacaagtgtgttaagtgttgaacaggtgcttagtgtaaagctgacagggttcaacacaagtgaacaaatgtgatggtccaagaactggattatggatacatgatggacatcacaagtaagatggacattgcaaaagtgatactcgggtgagtagctcggagacaactgatcaagccaaggactgaggcaagaagagcttcgaggtaccaagtgcacgggagaaggtcaaggagactgaggaacccaaagccaagggtgaagaagaaggcttgcaaagtcaagggtgatcgagttgagaacagctacgacacatcaaggatcactacataagaacgtgacttacaaccaatgaggtaaaagctacagtcatgtggtgtaagtcataaggctcaagatcaagctctaagaaggagatcaaggtcactagaaggagaacaagtgtcaaaaccagaactggaagcaacccaaaagagctaagttcatcttgatctttagtttgggttgttcctatgtttggagatgttctatgtgacctttgcaggatgttggagcgaagaaatgtcaatctagatcaagtcaagccaacttgatgatttatgagtccaacatcaaagctcaagcatgtggaatgctatagatttaatggttaagagaaggtatgtttctatacttagtacattggttttgtggactaatatacttgtctaagtgttagaaacagaaagaagaagaaaagaagagaggtgcaaagggcctggctatgtacagccaaggcagctcagtctggcacaccggactgtccggtggtgcaccggacagtgtccggtggtgcaccggacagtgtccggtgcgccaggctgaactccagtgaacaggccgctctcgggagaagtctggcgacgatcggctataattcaccggactgtccggtgtacaccggactgtccggtgagccaacggtcggcttgggcaacggtcggccgcgcaattcgcgcgtgacacgtggacgagccaacggtcgaatgggggcaccggactgtccggtgtgtaccggacatgtccggtgcgccaacggctcccgcatctgcaacggtcggctttgccatagaaggaaagaaatcgggcaccggacagtatccggtgtgcaccggactgtccggtgcgccacccgacagaagacaagatttgccttcctggtttgctcccaacggctcctaggccccttgtgcctataaaagggacccctaggcgcctcaagcaatatacaagtgcagccaacaagtgtagacatcactcgaatcaattctcactctccctcgtgtgtgtaactctatagtttgtgtagaaggcacagctataagccttaagagagaggagaagtgctgcttagagctagagcaaggtcttgagcgtatcgttactctgccggagtgctgccaagaagtttgtaagcagccgcggttctgttgtaaccccactcaatagtgaaaagctctatctgtcatattgacagatctgagcaaacggaggaaggagttgaaatagactccaagcccaggtgtggctaactccaacgaggactaggcaagcatttcaggcttggccgaacctcgggataaacccttgcgtctgtgtgctctgttctatcctgactctctgccttactcgtttttatatctgcacttcaatacttatctgtgttataagcttgatttgaagtgcaggacatattgagacaggatcttccattccgctgcgacctactcgaagagtcttctcattccactgcgtactaagtcttcgagtagagtaagaatttaagttttaaagtaataagttttattcgcctattcacccccccctctaggcgacatccagatcctgttcccgggtcaaagggaactttcaattggtatcggagctaggcctctccagtgtgggcttagccgtccggagataacgatgtcgtcacaagaggtaactgtagaacttcttttaggcgatggctctaattacaaatcttggtctgtctctatttataatgctttcatgagtgttgatcctgatttgagacagatctttaggagaagtatttttccatccgatattagtaaaaatccctctaatgatgaactaagatgtttttctctcaatcaccgtgcttgtagcatcttagttgattctctttctagaggtgcttattttgccatcatgagtagtgacaaTGATTTAatggttgatgctcatgatttatggaatagaattaaagtaaaatattttgtggcaaattgtactacttctactccctatattgcttgtgatgctaaccattcaaagggagaagatcaagaacgatGGACACCCAACGATGAATCTACCTCGTCGATAGGTTTGgtctccactaataataaatgttttattgcttacaatgacggtggagacaaaagccatgatgaggaggaatatgaggatgatagcgaggatgaatcttcatcatcacaaggtactttttcctatattgcttccactgacattaatgacagggaaaatgagaccgatgatgtggaagaagaggagattcgccgtttctacaaccatctcaacaaagcggacaaagctctcttggttaagttgttgagaaggaacaaggaacaaggcgagacgcttctcaggctagaggagactctcatcaaaacaaacaacagccttgagaagatgaccaaagaacatgaggagctgaggtgctctcatgatgtcttggtccaacggtatgattcaatgTTAATTGAGCAAAGTAATAATTATGACGCTCTAtctaatgttgctcaacttaaaactgaaaattctatgcttagaagtcaagtagaaacaatgaatttagaaaagcttgctcttagtgaaaagtatgatatgttgtcatactctcatagtaaattagttgatgaccatatcatgcttaatgttgctcatgaggttgtaatttcaaacttaaattcatgtgaacctcattctcgcacgtgtgcgcatttagattgtatatcatcatgtgctaacccctgttgctcaaaagaaagccaatcattgattgagcaacaagttttagggtcacaaaagaaattctgtgggaataagaagcaacgacaactgaggagaagacgcttagctcaactctctcaagatatccacgggcgcgtggtgaagaagcttgagaaaggaaaaactgcagcaagtgttaagctcaataagaagaatgttcccaaagctataaatgaagaaatcaacatgaacaagaaaaaaggtaaaaattcaattagtcatgttgtttgcactgatcatctctccatgtcattcaagtacaaaaagggaaaaggaaaaaggaggtgcttcaagtgcaagaagttaggccacctcatcgcgtcttgtccgtacaaagacaagaatgaagggacaaggagttgttttggatgcaacaataaggaccacatgatcacttcatgtccggtcatgaagaatcaagaatgtgcatcctccaagatgactctcaccaaggaaaatgacaaacagcaagcgtcatgtcaggttaagcgacgcttctgctacaagtatGGTGAGCAAGGTCATCTATCTAAGGTATGTAATAAAGGtgaggttcctaagcaagtaaatttgtctcaatcttattcgcttaggagacccaaatcatacacttgtgctagatctataacgagatcacctagaactagcacaaagactatttgggtaccaaaggcacttTTAGTTGAATGTCAGGGACCCATCCCTaggtgggtaccaaactgtgctaactagatcatgcaggtgccttgagatggactggagaccatgggaaagcttaagacggttatatcaaactctatgcttaagcttttttaattgttttggtgtttattgacccaaggttgatttattgtaaaacactaatcccatgttcatctcaagtgaaataaggtgtataggtcctgaatcattattggtgaatcaagtaaaggactttgatgagaatctacaacgtgctctccaaaggacggtactcgtgtattttaagtacataactgcaatttagtattgctcttaagttagcttgttgtgctacctgtccttggagtagttatgctttatgattgcctgtgctaaatgaatcataatgatgtttgtttAAACATGACTAGTGCACtataggatatatcttttgaatcattcatgggtagctctttcatttgttatatccaccatgattaactctcttagtgtatgtggatagacatgtatctttttgtaagtcatgctatgtttttttaatgattaacctatgtgcaagcatgatagttttgtttagtccatgttcacatgattactctgTCTTGatactctgtgtataccaaaacaagaaatccatgttgtgtctctaatgcaccctctcgagctatgaggtgcatgagcaaaaggtgccctaaattggtgacaacatGTGCTCTCACTACACAAtacctaaaagaatgaatctcatggcattcaggtaaaaggcaaaggtatggagaatggaactatgcaatttcattgaatatcttgaagttccgttgattgtgatcatagctatgtttttgcctttcaattggtagtatcttggcttaggtgctttatgctttaaaatgttgtttcctttggtgtacctaagaaaatacttcttaatcatggtgtgcttagacattgtgctttatatgtatgatcttgttgtttttcaattagtatatgtgttgcaatgatcatcatgtgtgaagcgtgccttggtgtttttaaatgttatatatcatgaggcatgcattgtttccactagtcataagttgtattatctcatctattcaattggtatcttgttgtgatgtaattgatatattatgcctagaccaaggtatgtttcccctttacttctgaggatgctagaacgtgcaaggtgcaagtcattcaaatacttgatgcacaactttagggggagcacacataacttgtgtcttttgagactaactgtttttttgagtgatcctatatagtctcaaggtggaaaagagaatatgagcaagaaatggagcgatcaggacttgggtacctccacaagtctagtaattggtatctaaagttgtaagtaattacgtatttaaaggttgctcgtgctctataatagttggtgatcctagatgcttatcttgaaatatcatggagctatgacagtgatgatttttcaattggtagccttggtagtatgcttcaattggtatcttttggtaatcactagaatagaagtttcttcttgtgcccaatactataacttgttctaagtctggtgtcttagcaacaagaaaaggttaggataaagaatcaggcacaagtgtggagaagctctcgagagattaaatactctcaagatgggaagtacactacaacatggtaaaggtacaaaaggaagtggtaatctttttgcgtatttgtatcttacttaaatgttggtagtgcatatgctcaataagtaagggggagttttgatactGTGTCTctcctccttaacaccctgctgtcccttgacatcatcctatgttcttgcttgaatatggttttggtgtttgatgtcaaagggggagaatatgtgcattaaagcttatatctcaacctgagaggaaagcttatcctaaagggtaatgtgttagtttgagctttggtgatgtgttagtttgagctttgctagtgtgttattcatatgcttcttgcagtattatatgtggtgcatcatatggactagtgcttCCGTTGCTATGAATTAATTGGCATCTATTGTGTTCATTCTGAAATAGACAGTCATGTGGATAATGATGCATATGGTTTATGGTGCTTATGATACATATGGTTTATGGTGCTTAATATTGCTTTAAATTAGTATCtgagtttaaattggtatcttaatggtgaatagtggtaggttgatattcctgtgatatatccactaatttgaatggtgcttaactctgattatgtgcatttgtgtgttataacatcatggtttgattcttgacacaatgcattccaaaaagtgctaaggtttagaaatgcttcgaattgcctaagtatgtgcaaattggcataTTAGGCCAAAATTATGattttgaagtaagcacatatttagggggagcaattctataaacttagatttCAAAGTCTGTGCTTTAAATCATATTctaatgtaagctttaattgtgttgccatcaatcaccaaaa is a genomic window of Zea mays cultivar B73 chromosome 5, Zm-B73-REFERENCE-NAM-5.0, whole genome shotgun sequence containing:
- the LOC103643752 gene encoding cold-regulated 413 plasma membrane protein 1 isoform X2, whose amino-acid sequence is MGGLTCITQPTTELGSEDTVIAQFLSNPAQVGPSESPVLFSGTVGAASTFSPLASNDLPEISAMVPPPSTSADRLGPVLLGCIRDVLWHGHFLRYFSLQLIGDNSVLFHYRYLLILDRTNWKTNMLTALLVPYIFFTLPNVLFSLIRGEVGKWIAIIAVILRLFFPRHFPDWLELPGSIILLTAVAPSLFAHTFRDDLVGVFICLAIGCYLLQEHIRASDGLRNAFRKGNGVSNSIGILLLFIYPVWIGVLRIL
- the LOC103643752 gene encoding cold-regulated 413 plasma membrane protein 1 isoform X1, with product MGGLTCITQPTTELGSEDTVIAQFLSNPAQVGPSESPVLFSGTVGAASTFSPLASNDLPVSEISAMVPPPSTSADRLGPVLLGCIRDVLWHGHFLRYFSLQLIGDNSVLFHYRYLLILDRTNWKTNMLTALLVPYIFFTLPNVLFSLIRGEVGKWIAIIAVILRLFFPRHFPDWLELPGSIILLTAVAPSLFAHTFRDDLVGVFICLAIGCYLLQEHIRASDGLRNAFRKGNGVSNSIGILLLFIYPVWIGVLRIL